Genomic DNA from Lactuca sativa cultivar Salinas chromosome 8, Lsat_Salinas_v11, whole genome shotgun sequence:
CGTGTATACATCTTCCTCCAAGTCGCCATGGATAAAAGTATTATGAACGTCCATTTGATGTAATTCCCAACCTTTAATGGCAGCTACCGAAAGAAAAACACGAACTTACACCATTTTCGCAACAGGAGAGAAGGTCTCTGTGAAATCAATACCAGCAAGTTGTTTATTGCCGaggacaaccagacgagccttgtagCGCTCTATGACTCCATTTGATTTGTATTTGATACGATAAACCCATTTACACCCAATAGCACGTTTATCAGCAGGAAGAGTAGTAAAGACCCAAGTATTGTTTCGTTCAAGGGATGTGAGCTCATCATTCATCGCATCCCGCCATTCAGTTGATTTAATAGCCTCTGAGAAGGACCGGGGTTCATGCCATGTTGTTACAGATGCTAAATACTTGGCATGTGTGTTAGAAAATTTAGAATTTGAGACATAAGCTACAATAGGATAAGGTTTACCTGAGGGCGGTGTAGATGTGAGATGGCATGGGGTAGATTTGGCTTGCATAGTGTTACAAACATAGTCACGAAGTATAACAGATGGTTGCCAAGTACGTGTACCTCGACGTGCTTCTGGTGCATCTAGAGAGCTCCCCCTATCCTCAGTAACGGAAGGTAAAGAATTTTTGGTAGGTGAGTTTTCTAAAACAGGAGGCGAAGTTAAGGGGGCTGGCACATCCTCATAAGCGGTTGGAGGCAAGAGATCAGGTTGGGCAGCAGATGACAAGGTAGGTGTCGTGTCGTTAGATGGGAATTTTTCCTCGAAAAAAACCACATCGCGAGATATAAAAATATTATCAGATGCAATATCATACACCCTCCAACCACGTTTTCCAGGTGGGTATCCTAGAAAGATGCATTTTATTCCACGAGCATCAAATTTGTCTTTCGATTTAGGTAATTTGGATGCAAAGCAAAGACATCCAAACAccttgagatgttgataggacgGCTCATGACCATATAAATATTGATACGGGGTTTTGTTATTTAGAAGTGGCGTAGGGGTTCTATTGATCAAACAACAGGCAGTAAGATCACATTCACCCCAAAATTTAATCGGAAGAAATGCTTGAAATCGTAAAGCACGCGCCACATTAAGAAGATGACGGTGTTTGCGTTCAACGCGACCATTTTGTTGTGGCGTGTATACACAAGAGGTTTCAAATAATATGCCTTTATCAGAAAGAAAACTATGTAGGCATGAGAATTCTCTTCCATTGTCAAAACGAAGACGTTGAACTTTCTTATGAAATTGTGTACCGACCATAACACAAAATTGTTTGATTATTGTAGAAACATCAGTTTTTGATGTCATTAAGTAAACCCAAGTTGCACGAGAGTAATCATCAAGAATGGTAAAAAAAATAAGACGCTCCTGTAGTGGAAGGAACACTGTAAGGCCCCCAAACATCGCAATCTATTAATTGAAACAATGAAGTAGCTTTATTTTGACTTATAGGAAAATGAGAGTGAGTTTGTTTTGCTTTGAAGCAAACATCACATGGTTCATGACTATATGACTTATTACTAGAACTAGGATAAAAAGACAAGGATGTTAACACAGCTGGCGAAGGATGTCCAAGTCGTTGGTGCCAAATAAGAGCAGATGTAGATGAAGCTGAAGTATTCCAAACTTGAACAGTATCTCCAATCATGCCAAGCCAGTAGACTCCACCCCGTTGCTCACCCACACCAATCACCGTCCTCGAAATGGTTTCCTGAATAACACATAGTCTTTTAGTAAGCATGACAAGACAATTTGCATCAGAAGCTAACTAAGCAGAAGAGATTAAATTACAATCCAGAGTTGGAATGTATAAAACATGGTTAATTTTAGCTAATGATGAAATCACTAAAGAGCCTTCTTGATGAGCGATAACAAAGCGACTGTCAGGTAGTTTGACAGAAACTGGAGGTATAGAGACCAAATTGTGTAAAAGAGTGATTTCCTGTCATGTGATAGGACGCGCCTGTGTCCAAAACCCAAGACAAATTCTTATCAGGTTCTTTTCCATTGGAGCCTGATTGTGTAGCAATAGTTTGAAACATTTGCAATACTGAATTCCACTGATAAGATGTAAGAGTATTACCAAATGCAGCCTTGTCTTGATCAGTAATAAATATTAAAGGACTCACAGAAGTGTGTTGGACAACATTAGCAACACCTGATGACCCACGTCCACGCCCGCGTCCGGCTACTTGCGGTGTGATAGAACCACGACCACTTGTTCATGGTACCCACCCTTCTAGGAAGCCATGAAGTTTGTAACATTTAGTAATATCATGACCTAGCCATCCACAGTGGTTGCATTTTGGACGAGAGGATGTTTGTTGTCGGGCTACATGTCCACCAGATTGCACAGAAAAAGCCATATCATCAATTTTATTAAGATCACGATCTTTGATAAGGGTTTGATGACGTTCCTCTTGAATAGCAAGGGCATAGACACGATTAAGAGGCGGATGTGGGTCTTGAGCCATCACATTAGAACACAATGTTCCAAATGTATCATCCTCGAGACCCAAGAGAAATTGATGCAGTCGTTCTTCTTCGCGTTCCTAGGTAATGTGTTTCGTCAAGTCACATGAACATTTGCCACAAGTGCAGGTTTTTGGTGGGACATATGTAGCAAGTTCATCCCAGAGTTTCTTCAAGTTTCCATAATAGGCTACAACCGATTGACCACTTTGACGACAACGAGAGATATCAGACCTTATTTGCAAGATTCGTGGTCTGTTACCGACCGAGAATCGTTGGCAAATCATTCCACAACTCACGTACAATTTCAGTATAAGTAATAGACGAACGTAAACTAGCATCGATTGATTGGACAACCCATCCGATAAGCATCGAGTTAACACTGTACCAATCATCAATTTCGGCCGATGCATCATCAGGTTTGGTGATACGACCATCAAGAAAACCCATCTTGCGCTTGGCTCGGAAGGCGTTCTTCATTGTTGTGCTTCATTCTTGGTAATTATCACCCTTTAAAATCACAGGGCATATTGACAAACCTGGATGATCGGAAGGATGTAGATAGAAAGGAGATGTTGGATCTACTACACTTACCTTTGTTGTTGATGATTTTGGATCCCCTGTCATGATGAAGGTTGAGTGACGAGATTGTTAACAGATCTGTGGGAATGCTCTGTTTTGATCGAGAtcactggctctgataccataaaaCAATTGTGATTGCAGAATCTTGTTCTTTCTATTATGCCTCTCCAGGGCTGTATATACACACGAGATTACATATCCTCACGGGAAAACAATAAAATACATAGCATATATATACAAAACCTAAATACAAGGAAAGCGATAAGTATGGAGGAATGATAACTATAttgcaataaaaataaattataaaaattatattataatttataaaaaaagtggcaatgtattttttttatgtttggatTTTAGAATTTTGTCATAATACTTTCATATGTTCGATAGTTTGATCCTATAtagaaaataaataacaaaagcTCTCTAAGTAGTTTATAAAAATGTTCATATATgcaatttttttacaaaaatgatCTACATATTTAAATAGTATCACGTgtttaaaaaattagaaaaataatcTCTAGTTTGACAGAATCACAGCTTATATGCCGCAACGCAGGAAGGAGTAATTTataatttcataacaaaacataaatctaccctaataaataaagataatttttaccaattgtcaactttttatttaatttgacacatgtcatgtttttagaattttaattttttttttccatttgtcatttttgtattttttttttatttttatgcatCTTCCACCTATTAAATGACACCTCATAataattaatgagaattaatgtatATTAATGGGAATTAATGTATATAGTAAACATTTCTTTGTGAATTCTTATTTCTATTaatatactagttgtgagacccgtatattatacgggttgattaaaacaaaatgttaaggatgaacgattaaatagaaattttatttgaatttggaattgaaataaatgaaaattatgagaaaaaaaacatgcaaaaaataaataaattaaaattatgtgtttagtgtgtattaaacgggttaattataacaaaatgttaaacataaatgtttaaactgtaaatatatttgaaattgaattttaaatttgaaatttgaaattagaaattaatagttattatggtagatttaatttatggaaactaaattaatgatatattgaaaatgaaaattaaagtaatgacaagtggaaaataatatatatctcaaattatgacaaaatgatatGTAGCTAATTttatgagagaatgacatgtggcaaagtcattttcatttattagggtagattaatGAATTCCATTTATGAATTTATATTAATTAGTTTTATTAGTATAAATTAATTAAGACAAATTACATAGATCGTCCTTATAGTTTATtctatttattgtttttatttcaaaaatttattttaaaaaatacgtAATTTTTTACACAATCATATTCAACATGATTAtttaaaacatgataataattttttattagtatagattgaaTTACTTATtcatcatttcatttatatttatttcaaaattttactttagaaaatacttaatatattTAACCTTTTTTAATCAATCCGTATAATACACAGGTCTCACGTCTAGTCTAAGGAACAAAGTAAAAAACGAAAAAGTATTGAAGTGCCGTTACATCAATCATAAAGCCACGTTGCCACAAGGACCATTTCTGTAAATTACTAAGAACAAATAACAACACATGTTTAATAAGAAATAGATGTTATTTGACGAGTGTCTGATGCCTTAGACCGAAATCGACGGCCACAAACTCATGAAAAAGGAGTAAAGCAATCGTATCCGTCTATAAGTAGTCAAAGATAGTCATACCCACAGATACGTGTAATTCTTATTAAAATTGGCTACTATACTGATTTCAAATGATCATATGATCAAAAAAAGCGTTTTCTTTCTTGTATTCATATGAATCATGATATATAAATACGATTATCAAGAGCATTGAATCTAGATCGCTCTGAATTTTCAATTACGTGTTAAATTCAACCAAGTTCACCTCTCAACGATTGAAAATTACAGACTTTATCGCATATGGCGTATGTTAGCAGCATGGCGGCGATCGACGGAAAAAGCGGCTACTGTAACTCGAATTCAACCTTCTACAGCAAGCGGAAACCAGCACCATTACCGGCCAATGAAACATTAGATGTAACTACCTTCATCTCAGCGCGTGCGCACCACGGCACCATTGCCTACATCGACGCATCCACCGGTCGTCGCCTTACATTTTCCGATGTATGGAGAGCGGTGGAATCCGTCTCGTCGTCACTCGCCGACTTCGGTATCCGCAAAGGCGATGTCGTTTTATTACTTTCCCCTAACTCCATTTTCTTCCCCATCGTCTGCCTCTCCGTTATGTCACTCGGCGCCATTATCACCACCACAAACCCTCTCAACACCAATCGCGAAATCAATAAACAAATCGCCAATTCCAAACCAGTGCTTGCGTTCACGATCTCCGAGCTCCTTCCGAAACTCGCCGATTCGAATCTTCCGATTGTACTAATCGGATCCAGCACAGGAAAGGGGAAGATTGTGAGTACGCTAGAGGAAATGATGAAGAAGGAGCCGAATCAGAACAGAGTCAAGGAGCGAGTGACTCAGGACGATACAGCTACTCTTTTGTACTCTTCTGGAACCACCGGAGAGAGTAAAGGCGTGATTTCATCTCACCGGAATCTAATAGCCATGGTTCAAACAGTTCTCGGACGATTTCAATTGGAAGATAATCAACAAACATTCCTCTGCACAGTTCCGATGTTTCACATATACGGATTGGTAGCTTTTGCAACGGGGCTGATTGCGTCGGGAGCGACGGTGGTGGTTCTATCGAAGTTCGATATCCACGAGATGTTGTCCGCCATTGGTACGTACAAAGTCAGCTACCTCCCACTCGTGCCGCCGATACTAGTTGCCCTCGTCAACAACGCCGATCAAATTAGGAAAAAGTACGATTTCGGAAGCTTGAAGTGGGTGTTATGTGGAGGTGCGCCGTTGAGTAAAGAATTGACAGAAGGGTTCATGGAGAAGTACCCTGGAGTTACGATAATGCAAGGGTATGGGCTGACGGAATCGACCGGAATAGGGGCGTCAACCGATACGTTGGAGGAGAGCCGGAGGTACGGGACGGCGGGGAAGTTATCGGCGAATATGGAGGCAAAAATTGTTGATCCAGATACCGGAAAAGCGTTGCCGGTTAATCGGACGGGAGAACTTTGGCTTAAAGGTCCCACAGTTATGAAAGGTAAGAGTAGtagtatttaattaattaatttttataacACAAGTCACAACTAGTCAACTACAcccttttaaataattaataaataatctaGAGATTATATACCAACACTTTCGGTGAAGAATTAAAAGCTAGTTTATTGTTATTAAATATCTTATAATATTAGACATAAAGTCATAAACAACTTTTTTTACAATATTTTGCTGGAAAGGTTTGCATATCATTTTGGTattcttttaaataaaaaaaaaatcatttttttagcaATAAGGCAATATATGGAAGAATTATTTTGATTCACAATTACTATTTTCTCAAGAAATAGTAAAGTAATAATGAAACATGTTATTAGTATTAAATTTGGATTTTTCTCATACTAGTCGATCAAAATTTCGATTTTTCAAAGGATTATCATGTGGGGggctatatttaaaatatttgaattttCTCCGAactcattaaaaaaatattattttacttGTCTATAAAAATAGAGCCATTAACTTAATATATAATATAGAAAACCGTTGTCGTGGCTTTTAACCTTATTTTGACTATTCGTTGTAATTGGTTTATGTTTGCTTTTTGTGAACATTTTAACCTTAACCATTCAGTTGTTAAAAGACATCTAAAAGTAATTTTTTTAATAGAACTTTTAACATaacatatattatataatatattatctcAATTATAAGTGTAAGAATAGATTCGGATTCATAGAGCTAGTAGACAATTATCTCATGTCAATAAGATCTGTCTATTGTGTTAGTGGGTTTTTGTGATCATGCTTTTTTGTTGCATAAAAGAGAAAAGTGGTTCCACTTACATTTGTCCtttattttatcttttgtttGTCTATTGCACCAAATACCAATCACTGGACTAAAATTTACTCATGGAGTGTAAAGTGTTGTAAAtattaatcatttatttataaatgtttaAAATTGAACATAAATATCATAATTTGAAAAAATCATTGgctataattttttttagatgTGTATAATATATTCGTGCATGGTGTTATAATTGTAGGTTACTTTAGTAATCCGGAAGCAACTTCCTCAACTTTAGACTCAACCGGATGGCTAAGAACCGGAGACCTTTGCTACATTGATGAAGACGGCTTCATCTTTGTGGTTGATAGATTAAAAGAACTTATCAAATACAAGGGCTATCaggtaattattattattattattattattattattactattatttttggattttttttaaccgacaaataattatttacttttattttttgttcATAAATATAGTCTATATTTAATATTGTTACTTGTTTTTATCAAatgtaataattaaaaatgaaatacaTATTTTAAATAAGACATATAATTGATGTATGTCATATTTATAGGAAAACCATTCCAAATGTTCAATAGTTTCAAAATCCAAATATTTATTTGGATGTGTGTtaaatgtaattttattttatttaattaaatggttGTTTCCGCAATACATAATCAATTATATAGGAATAATTGATTTTGGTTATAAATccttaataatataatttctaaAATTATTTTGATCAAGATATATAGGTAAAGTTTTTTAAAAACCtaataaatataagtatttttttaatgCATAATgtagtattttttttaatgtaCACGAAATAAACAGGTTCCACCAGCAGAACTCGAAGCTTTGTTACTAACCCACCCAGACATCGACGATTGTGCTGTCATcccgtaagtttttttttttttttttttttttttacacaaCTTAAAACTTAAGgagaaattacaaaaataccaTTACATTATCTGTCTTCTACCTAAAAAAAACTCATTAAAATTGTAAATGTAAGCAAATCAAATGTGGTAactgtttttttttgtttatagatAAATGATGTCTAAAATATTACTTTTTTATTATCATTGGTTTTATTACGAAATGTTTTGCACGATGACCTTTTTAGTTGAAGATAGATAATGTAATGGATTTTGTCCAAACTCTAATCAATAAAAACGATTATTATAAATTGAGTAATTTGTGTTTTAGGTTTCCTGATAAGGACGTTGGGCAGTTTCCAATGGCATATGTAATGAGGAAAAG
This window encodes:
- the LOC111896772 gene encoding peroxisomal OPC-8:0-CoA ligase 1; its protein translation is MAYVSSMAAIDGKSGYCNSNSTFYSKRKPAPLPANETLDVTTFISARAHHGTIAYIDASTGRRLTFSDVWRAVESVSSSLADFGIRKGDVVLLLSPNSIFFPIVCLSVMSLGAIITTTNPLNTNREINKQIANSKPVLAFTISELLPKLADSNLPIVLIGSSTGKGKIVSTLEEMMKKEPNQNRVKERVTQDDTATLLYSSGTTGESKGVISSHRNLIAMVQTVLGRFQLEDNQQTFLCTVPMFHIYGLVAFATGLIASGATVVVLSKFDIHEMLSAIGTYKVSYLPLVPPILVALVNNADQIRKKYDFGSLKWVLCGGAPLSKELTEGFMEKYPGVTIMQGYGLTESTGIGASTDTLEESRRYGTAGKLSANMEAKIVDPDTGKALPVNRTGELWLKGPTVMKGYFSNPEATSSTLDSTGWLRTGDLCYIDEDGFIFVVDRLKELIKYKGYQVPPAELEALLLTHPDIDDCAVIPFPDKDVGQFPMAYVMRKSGSNLSEKGIMDFVSTQVAPYKRIRRVAFIGSIPKNPSGKILRKDLIQLATSKL